CTTCAACCTTCTTGCTGTACTTGCGTAGTGTTTTgttcctcttctcctctctctctgtagGGACGACTaaggcgccgacgcagcggaCGCAGTGTCCTAGGGCAACTGCCGCGCACGGATTCAGGTGTGTGCTCGCTCCCACGGTCGTGAGCCCCCGTCTGTGATTTCCAGCGGTGAGCAGTGTGCCCAGCGTTACTCGCACAATTGTATAAGGGCATCGAGCAAACTTGCTGCTGACCACCACGGTACGACACATACACCCAGTGGGAAAGCGGACCATACCCACCCTTCTCCACCCCTCCTCGTCTTGATTCCGACCTCCCCTTTTCGGTCTCTCGCCCACGCTGTCTGACTGCCTTTTCCCGTTCCCTTATTTTCCGCCTTCTCGGCGTACCACCGACGTAGCAGCGAGGTGTGCGGGCTTGTGTGACCGAGTACCCTTCCGCTGACTCGATGCTGAGAAGGACTTGATCGCCAGAAAAGGTaaacttttttttttgtgagATCATCTTCGTGAGTGTGGACACTGCCGTTCCGCTGTGCGCTGCACGCTATCGTTGCCGTAGCAGCGTACCAGCTCCTTGTCTTTGCTTTCACGATGCAGCCAATCAACCCAAATGACCGGAACACCCAAGCGCGGTTCGTCGAGATAGCTTGCAGGGCAGCCTCGCCGGACCcgacggtgcgcacgccggcggagagagagcttCTAGCTTACCTGGATGCCGTGGACCAACAAAGCGGGCTGCCGCAGCTACTGCTGGAGCTCACCCATGGCGAGACTCCTCACGACACCTTCTTCGCCATTAGCTTTAAAAACATGGTGAAGAAGTGCTGGGATCCCTCCACGTCAGAGCACTGCATCCAGGAGTGCGATAAGGTCGCTGTGCGCGCCACGATTATCGAGAGCATGCTTCGCTCATcgggtgcggtgcagcggaaCTTGGCTGAAGCAATCGCCCTCATCGCCCAGGTTGATTTCCCCACTGCATGGACCGACGCTTTGTCCCTGATCGTAAAAGTGCTCACTTCCGGAAATGATGTTGCCCAactgcgtgctgcgctgtcCACGTCTCACAGTGTATTGCGGAAGTACCGCCATCAGGGCGAGTTGACAGAGGCGCTTGTGCACGAGCTGCGTGCCATCTATAGCTTGCTGTGCCCCGCGCTGGTTCGCAGCATGGAGTCGCTGCTCTTGACAACGGAGACGCAGGGTGCCAATGTGACCGAGGTGTACAAAGGCATCACCGATGCCGTGGAATGCCTGCGCGATATTACCTCACTCGACCTCGGTGACGAGTTCATCGAGCGCATCGGCCCCATCGTAAGCATGTACAATCAATGCCTCAGCAGGGTAAGCGCGCCGCCAGCCTTGTATGGAGTTCAGGCAAGTGCCATGATCGACATGAACTCGGCCGTGATAGCGTGCATGACGCACTGGCTAAACTCGTTTGACGAGGACTTTGAGAATTTTGCGCCGCAGTTCATCGAAGTCGTGATTGGGATGCTGGCGAATCAACTGAGCAGCGACCCTTCCATGGACGATTTGGTGGTTTGCTCTCTCGAGTTGgtcagcagcgcgtgccggGGCACCACCCGCTCCCACCTGaacacgagagagaagcTGCAATATATACTGCAGttcatcctcctccccaaTCTTGCACTTCGCGAGGATGATCTGGAGACCTACACGAGTGACCCGGACGAGTACATTAAAAAGAACATTGAGGGTTCCAACTTTCacactcgccgccgcgccgccgtagAGCTGGTGCGCTCCCTGCTTCTATATCTTCCGGAAGTCGCGCGGCCGCTCCTCGCCGAGGTGACCACTGCACTCCTCCAAACTGCACACGGAGACTGGAGGGCCAAAGACACTGCCATCTACCTAGCATTTGTGCTAGTGGTGGATGGGCAGCTGGTGAACACACAGCGCGGTGTgacagcgcagcagctcagcgAAATTATTCCTGTTGCTCAGATCCTTGACGGCCACGTTTTCCCGGAGATCAGGTGTGATTTGTCAGCGCAGAGCCCTGGCATCGTCAAGGCGGACTGCATGCTCGTCGTTGCAGCCTTCCGTCACCtcatcgcctccaccgcaTACGAGTTCCTAGTGCCGGCTCTGACTCGCCACATCGCGGTTGGGGACGCCGTGGTTATGACATATGCGGCCCACACCCTCAAGTGCTTTCTTTCCATCACCGAAGcgtcggccgccgctgccattgAGGCGGTCTTTGCGGGAAACGCCCTCAGCATTCTGGAAGGCCTCTGCGTGCGCATTCAACAGGCAGAGGCGCCGAATCCGTATCTGATGCAGTACCTCATGAGTGTATGCTTCCGCTTTCCGAAACTTGTCGCCCCCTTCGTGACACAGGTGATGGCTTCTCTCCACACGCCGCTGTACAGAGCCGTTCGTAACCCTTCCAACGCGCTGTACAGTCAGTGCATGTTCGAGGTCATCTCGAagtgcgtggcgctgcagccgggAGCAAGGGGTGAGTTCGAGGGGATGCTGTGGCCCAACTTTGCACACGTGCTACGTGAGAACGTTGCTGAGTACGTGCCATATGTTCTCCAAGTATTTGCCCAACTCGTGCGCACGTACCAGTCcagcgatgctgcgcagcggtgggCCGAAAACCCTGCTGAGAACTACCAAGCCCTCGTCTGCCCGCTTACTCAACCGCAGATGTACGAAATGCGTACACAGATACCTGCTCCAGTGTGCTTGCTCTGCGCGTTTGTCGAGGTCTACCCGGGATACATGCATCGGAACGGGATGACCAATCCAGCTCTGAACGTCTTCAACATATTGGTGCGTCTCAAGAATTACGATAACGAGGGCTTGAACATTCTCACATCTATGCTGCTTGCGTACCCTGCGGATGTCATGGATATGTACATGGACACTGTATTCAAGGTTCTGATGGATCGATTGCAGAGTTCCTCTACACCGAAGTATGTGCGCATCCTGATCCTATTCTTGTCGgttgtggtggtgcagcgccggGACGCTGACTACCTGGTCAATCGCCTCAACAGCATCGAGGGCGGCTTGTTCATGAGGGTTCTCGGCAACGTATGGCTGCCTCGCGTGCAAAAGATCACCGGCGATGTGGAGCGAAAGATatgcgtggtggcgctggccaGGCTTCTTTGCGAGTCCACAGCGCTGCAGTCCGACACGGCAGCGTGGGTGACGAGTGCTTCCAGCTGCCTCAGAATGCTGCACGATGGCGTGGAGCCGGACGACCACATCAGCTTCACGCccgctgcgggtgcggcgcagAATCCAGAGTCGCTGCTTGGCAGTGCCATCGGATCAGATGAGTTCACCAGCTCGTTCCACCCTCTACGAGAGGCGATGCAAAGGCCGCGTGACGTCTGCAGCCACGTCCCCGACGCCCAAGCGTTCTTTCAAGCTGAGTTGTCAAGCTTTCTCAAGggccgcggcgcacaccTCTCCGCCTCACTCAAGCAGTGGCTTGGCCCGCATACTCCTGCTTGGCTTTCGTAAGATGGGCGCTACTGGCACGCATGAAGGGATGACGTTGCGTCTCACTCTCTGGCGGCTCACAATGAGTCCTTAGTGATGTTTGCAAGACGGGCAAACGACGCGCATACACGGGCGAGTGCCTGTGGCATTGCAGAACAACGAAGTGCAAGCGAAACGCCACGCGGCAGGGCTGATTCtgccctccttctttttAGTTCGCTGATGATGGAAATGATTCGCACAAAAGACACGATTGACCTCTCTTCTGATGCATCGTACTTTCTCTTGTTGACCCCGCAACACGGATGCGGTTGCCGATGACTTGACGTGTGACCTTCGCGCCTGCGCGTACATATTGGTCGGGGGAGGGTCTCTTCAAGCACGGGAAACATTTTGCGGTGTGTAAGGTCGTCGCAGCATCTTTTCGTTCTTGTCTTTGTAAATCGTCGAGGTTGCGGTTTTCACACATATACGCGCTTGCGGGTATGCACGGCGTGCTTTCCCCTTCGTTTCTTCCGTTCTTCACAGTACCACTGATAACGTAGGCCACCCAACCGTGATGTCAGGATGTAGTACCcacgctctgtgtgtggAGGCCGAGAGCCTGCAGCCCGGCCTCcgggcacggctgcggcctCTTGGTGTCGGTGGACAGCGCTTGgctggcgcggtgccgaGGAGACGTGCTGGCGTGATGATCATGTTTAAACTGCCTCACCAGGTATCAAAAAGACGAAGGAAGCGCATATAGATTTTTGCCTCTTTATTTTTCCCAACTCGCCGATTCTGCGATAGAGCAACGAGCACACCCGACCCCCCCCNNNNNNNNNNNNNNNNNNNNNNNNNNNNNNNNNNNNNNNNNNNNNNNNNNNNNNNNNNNNNNNNNNNNNNNNNNNNNNNNNNNNNNNNNNNNNNNNNNNCGCATATAGATTTTTGCCTCTTTATTTTTCCCAACTCGCCGATTCTGCGATAGAGCAACGAGCACAcccgacccccccccctaccgCGTGGTGTGAAGCCGCCCTAGGTATGCATGAAggcaacgccggcgccgtcacccGAACACGTCCGCTGCCCCGAACCCTACACACCACCCGCTTtgcaggtcgcctcacagccgctcacATCATGCCGggcgccacctggtgcatccgCTCCCTGAGGCGGCTCAGGCTTCCCTCCCACTGGTAGGCtgtgtgagggccgggcgggATAtgctcgagtcacgctgacgctctgcctAATCATGTGAGTGGCACCAACGTGCTCACTGACTCGGGCGGCTTCGAcaccacgccatccagggcctggcTGCCGACATCGGTAGCGACACACTGCACCGACTTCCCCACCTCGAAGGTGCCTGGCCCTTGTCGCCACCGGAAGTGTCTCGGCATGGACANNNNNNNNNNNNNNNNNNNNNNNNNNNNNNNNNNNNNNNNNNNNNNNNNNNNNNNNNNNNNNNNNNNNNNNNNNNNNNNNNNNNNNNNNNNNNNNNNNNCCACCTCGAAGGTGCCTGGCCCTTGTCGCCACCGGAAGTGTCTCGGCATGGACAGGGATAGGGGGGCCGCCTAGTCGCCTCCCACTGCATGGGGgactggaccctgagatacCACCCACTCAGGTCTCCCTCCCGTTATCACGGAAATCGACGCGGCTACAAAAGGACAAGTACAGAGCGGAAAACAGATGTGCAAGCTGCATATACGATGGGAGTGGCATGCCGTAGTGCTTTTGCGGCGCCCTGGTGAAAGACGTGTGTATTCCATGGATGCTGCTCTGGACAGATTGTAAACGACGCATTTAAGGGGGGttacctccccctcctcctttttgcCCTCGTGTTATGGGCGGCGTGCTTCTTATGGGCGCGAGgctcggaggaggagggggtggaggtgtCCCTGATGGGGCACTGGAGCGTTGCGATATAATGGTCTCGCCGTGGACGTGCATGTGAAGGGGTGGTTTTGCGGGTGTGTCGGAGGTGTGATTGGTGCTTGTGGTTTCCATTTATCGTGTGACGCTTTAGAACGTAAGATTTtgttgtgtttttttttttcacggTTCTGCCCATGTATGCCATCTGCGCTAGAACAAGCGAAGGAGCTAGTCTGCGGGACGCTGGCtattgcgtgtgtgtgcttcttgTGTTGTCTTTCATCGGTTAATAGGACCGCGACAACGCtgcaagaggaggaagggaggtaTCTCTTCGTTCCCAGAGCGGCGCTGTGCTTGCATTTGCGTGAACACGGTGCATGCCACCCCCTCGGAAAAAGACCGATATGAGCAAAACATGGCAAATTGAGAGCTAACCTCTTGATCTGCTCTGCTTGGCCTCTTCCGATCACTCaccgtcctcctcctgcgcttACTTCTCATTCAGCGCAGCTCGCACCCGCTAATGAAGTCCGCCACGATAACGACAGGTGAAAATCCTACGAACTTCAGACGAaagcagcaagagagaacAAGAAATGCGACTCTTTCCTCCAAAAAgtcatgcacacgcacacacatcagCAACGGATTCTGAAACGGCAAGGAGAGTCGTTTTCTTTCCACCGGTGAAACGCTCTGTGCGCACTGCACCAAACACAGGGCGGTGTGTTAGATCCTTCGCGGCTGCTTGGGTTGTCAGACGTAGGCTGGTTTAACGCTCATATCGCATCATGGTGCTCTGAGTAACACGTCACAGACATGCAggtgtacacacacacacacacacacacacttccctcgctttttttttttcgtgttgaCCAACACCCTTTTTCAACGCCTCCTTTTCGACAACTCTTCCACACACAGGCTCCACATACGTGAAATCGTTGTGCACACCAACACCCACAGAGGCGCACGTGTGTTGTACCGTCACCCCACATGAACAATCGTTTCGCGCACCCAGCGTCTATCGCACCACAGGCGCAGACCTCCAACTACCCCACGGTGCACAACATTTATTTTCGGTCTTCACCGCTGTCCACGCTGCCGACAAGGCGGAACACAAAGTTCAAGTGCCCCTCATGCGTGGTGTGGGGTGAAAAAAGCACGGTGTGCAAGGTGTGCCTCTCTACCATACCAGGCCCCCGCCGCATCTACGCGCCCCCCTCTTCAGAGACCGCGAAGCGTCAGCCAGCCAGTTCAGGTCGACGGCACACCGTCGTGCAGCCAGCCACGCAACTCGGCGTGGCAGCAGTCGGCGCTacggagagcaagagaggcaAAAGTATCAAAGACCCGGCCCCACAAACCACTGAACGGGCGCTGAACCTACGCGTGCCTCGCAGCCGTGCTTTCCCCGCTCTGCGtacagcgacagcgccgacgccaggAACCCCGCCATCCactgcggcgcaggcgcagcagcgtagCCGAGGCATTTGAAGTACCTGCATCATCTGGTTCACGACGTGTGAACCGTGGAACTTGTACCACGCCGAGATGGTTTCCTGGGACGGAGAGAGATGGCGGTGTGCCTTTGTGTGGAAGTTGGGGAATTCGGTGCCAGATAGGTGCAGGGGAGGATGAGAGGGCTCACATCTCTACCCTTTTCGTATCGCGACGTGCATCACTTGATCGTCCCGCCATGATCATCGTTCCTGAGAGAACCGAAAAAGCAGGAAAAAAGAGCGAGGAGGCCCATCGCCGCTTTTCTGTCGCCTCGTGCTctttgtcctcctcctctctacATCTCTGGCTGTTTTTGGTGTTCTCGACACCAACCGCCTTCCCCCATGGGCCCTGGGGCGCCCTGCCGACGAGCCTCGTGCGTTTCAGTACAAAGTGTTTCTGCCATGTTCGTTCTCTATCCAGCAGCTTGGTGGTGCGCCGTAGTCCCCGCCTTTCTCCCCTCCATGCGCGCACTCTCACCTACCTAGTCCattgcacgcgtgcgcggatGCGTTTGTCTTTGCCCCTTTTTCTCGCTCCCACCCTAAACACTCACACAACGACAATGAcgcggcgtgtgtgtacgtgtccCCCCATGGGCGGATGCCCTCCTTTGTCGGCTTACGTTCGACGCCTCGAGCCCACCTTCAGGTGAGGAGACTCCAGCGTGAATGCACACAAAAACGCGAGCACAAAGCCGTCCACCATCGCACACAATCAAGGTATAGAGGCAATTTGCACGCGTATGCCATGCAAATTATGCACACCTGTGCATCGCACACCACACCTATAGATTTCCACGTCTCCACCCTCGTCGCCACCATTTGCATACTTCAGTGTTTGGCgaaggtgtgcgtgtgtgtgccaacGCAAAAGAaggcatgcgcagcagcttgcCGCATGAAGCTTCACCTGGAGGACGCTTACGAGGAGCTCTGTGCCGAGTACAACACCACGCCGCTATGTACATTCCGTAGCTCTCTGCGGAACACGTACGCTTCGCTTGATGGCGAAGTCTTCATGGACGCCTCCTATGTTGAGGGCGATCACTTCTGCGTCTTCGCCGAACTGCTGCGtcgactgctgcggcggcccaTCGCATTCATCCAGCCCACTATCGTGCAACTGGacaccgctgcgcctcaGCTGGAACACTCCGTCCTCTACGCGCCAGAGGAGCAAGTCGGTCACGCCTACTACGCCGTTCCGCCTCGTCTACTGCGAATCAAGCTTCTCCTCTCGCGCAACGTGAACAATGCAGATGTagagcgcgtgtgccgcctCATCGTGGTGCAGAAGGTGTTAGACTGCGTTCCGTTCCCAGCATCGCACAGTAACTCTACGAAGGCAAGTGTCCAAGCCACAGGAACCCTGCCGCAGTTGAGCTGGCCGGAGAGAGCAACCATCGAAAGCATCGACCTGCACAACTGCGTGTTTGTTTCGCTCCCAGGTGGGCGAGCCTtgcgtgctgccgcgcgacgcAACGTGTACGTTCAAAACGTCTTTCTAGAGGGGTGCAGCGTGAatgcggcggtggtggcgcaaATAGCGCGAGCGACTCGCGGCAATAGGGAGCAGTTTCGCCTCGTGGGTATCTCGTCCTGACGCTTgacagcacgcacacgcatccaCACGCTCGCGGACGGGCCTCCCCGCAAAGCAAGCCCGATGAGCGAGTGGTGACGGGCAGCCGGCACGCGGTGTTCGGAAGCGACACCGCCAAGGCTCCCTCCCACACATGTGATGAAGCTGTGGAGGGGTGCTCGACGATTCGAGGGCTGGAGGCAGCGGGGAGACGCACATCGCCTGTCTTCTTCTTTGCGCCTGTACGAGGTGCTGTTCTTGGTCTATCTTGGTGGTACTCGAGACTCATCATATGACCGGCCCCCTCGCCTTCTGTGTGCTCTCTCGCACTCCTTACtgcttcccttcctcccttgTTTCTCCGCGACGACTCTGTTGCCTTTTTCTTCACCTCTTCCCGTTGGTGCCGGCGGCTTTATCGATTCTTTTgccgccttttttttttcatagTTCGGCGCATATCTGGGAGACTTCTCTTCATCTTTTCATCGAATCAAGACTGCGATGGCGGGCTGCTTGTTCTTGAATTGTGCGACGGGGACGGGGgagcagagggagaagcgcatgcgcacaacTCGGGGAAGACGCAGCCGTTGCCTTCgtcaaagaaaaaaaaaaacattaTGCTGCTTGCGCGTAAGGGAGACATTCGCCTCCTCGACTGCTGCCCACTCCCCGAGAGCACGCTGGAACCCAAACGTACACGTCTGGAGCCGCGAAGAGGGTGCGCTACCGCAACTCTGCACGGTGGAACGAGAGTAGCGAGAAGGGTGCGTTTTGTGTGCGCTTCCCATCTTTGAGGGGTCTGTTGCACACTTGCACACacttgcacacacgcgcacacacgcgcacacacgcaggcacagcCACACGTTTGTACTCTCTCGGCGGGCTGtccgtgtgggtgtgtgtggtttCTACCTTTCGCTCTCTGTGACCGTCTGTGCAATTTCGCTACGCACCCTGTTGTTTGATCTTCGGTCGCAGCACACCCGCCTTCGTCGTAGCCGACATCGCTTTACGCCTGCTTCGGCTACCTCTTCCGCACTCAGAGGCTTGTGTACACGTTGTGCATCTCACCACCCCCTACACACGCAGGCATATCGCACCTCTCATCGTTTCATCATCCGTGTTTCCTCCATTTTCATAGCCTTCAGCGCCGGGGGATGCAAACCGATGAGCGACTGCGCATTGGTCTTCGTGTGCGATGACGTCTCTGTGGCCGTGatttctcttttcttcttgaAGGCGTGCGATAAGGGCGGaagcgggggagggatggCCGATAAATGGtgtgacgacgacgagccgAAACACTCTGCACCGTTCCCGTGGCGTGCTTCACCCGCCATGCGGCCTCTCTTTGCCCCCATTTCGCTCTTCACGGTTCAGATCTCGAGGAGTCGAGTCATTGCAAGCCTTTGGCTCTTGCCTCGCTCCGCCCCTAGCCTACCCACCGCGACAGGGGCCCGTGCGCGACGGACGGAGGGTATACGTCTGTCTGTCGTTTCGTGCGTAGTGTTACCCGGTGAGGACTTGAAAACAGCCGAATTCTCACGGGTCGCTTTGCCGGCGCTTGCGGTATGGAGAGCGCGAGTGGAGGGATACCAGACTGGTATACTCTTCCACGGAAACAAGGAACTCGCCCCGCTGGGAAGCGCTTGGGACCATGTGCTGGAATGCGTCATGCTCAACTCTCGACATCATTCTCTCcaccctcttttcttctgcttGTTTTTGGAGGTGGGAACTGGCAGATTCACGCGGATCCTTCGTTGACTCTCTGTGTGTAACGCCCTCTTTCGCTATTTCGTCTCTCGCTGTcgtgttctttttttttgttgccgTTCTTGTTTTATaactctctgtgtgtctctttctcttaGTCGACACACGCTGCTGAGCTGCCATACGTAGCTATACACTTCTGCTgttttctttcgcttttATGTTTCGCGTTTTCATTGCATGTGTGTTCACGTCTCGCGATCATATACGTTTCTAGTTTAGTGCCACTTCGCGCATAGCGGTGCTCTTCGTCGGGTCTGCGGTCGTGTGTTTTACCGCaccgttctctctctctctgtgtcctCGTACCAGCCGTGTCGTGGCCCGTGTGAGAAAGCGCTTCCTCTCGCCCGTGCCTTGCAGGCTGAGCGaagcacaacagcagcacccccgtctttttcttcccttgCTCTCTTCCCTGTTGTGTGACTGAGGACACATTGCGAACCGGATTCGCGAATCATGGCCACGGTTTACACTAGCGTGCCTGGGAAGGAATTCGCGAAGGGGGTGACGCTGGATGAGGCGAATCGCATCGTGCGCGTTGACGCGGGCCTGCCGTCGTTGTCTGCCCTGCAGGTGGGCATGGTCGTGCGCTCCATTGG
Above is a window of Leishmania donovani BPK282A1 complete genome, chromosome 30 DNA encoding:
- a CDS encoding CAS/CSE/importin domain protein, putative produces the protein MQPINPNDRNTQARFVEIACRAASPDPTVRTPAERELLAYLDAVDQQSGLPQLLLELTHGETPHDTFFAISFKNMVKKCWDPSTSEHCIQECDKVAVRATIIESMLRSSGAVQRNLAEAIALIAQVDFPTAWTDALSLIVKVLTSGNDVAQLRAALSTSHSVLRKYRHQGELTEALVHELRAIYSLLCPALVRSMESLLLTTETQGANVTEVYKGITDAVECLRDITSLDLGDEFIERIGPIVSMYNQCLSRVSAPPALYGVQASAMIDMNSAVIACMTHWLNSFDEDFENFAPQFIEVVIGMLANQLSSDPSMDDLVVCSLELVSSACRGTTRSHLNTREKLQYILQFILLPNLALREDDLETYTSDPDEYIKKNIEGSNFHTRRRAAVELVRSLLLYLPEVARPLLAEVTTALLQTAHGDWRAKDTAIYLAFVLVVDGQLVNTQRGVTAQQLSEIIPVAQILDGHVFPEIRCDLSAQSPGIVKADCMLVVAAFRHLIASTAYEFLVPALTRHIAVGDAVVMTYAAHTLKCFLSITEASAAAAIEAVFAGNALSILEGLCVRIQQAEAPNPYLMQYLMSVCFRFPKLVAPFVTQVMASLHTPLYRAVRNPSNALYSQCMFEVISKCVALQPGARGEFEGMLWPNFAHVLRENVAEYVPYVLQVFAQLVRTYQSSDAAQRWAENPAENYQALVCPLTQPQMYEMRTQIPAPVCLLCAFVEVYPGYMHRNGMTNPALNVFNILVRLKNYDNEGLNILTSMLLAYPADVMDMYMDTVFKVLMDRLQSSSTPKYVRILILFLSVVVVQRRDADYLVNRLNSIEGGLFMRVLGNVWLPRVQKITGDVERKICVVALARLLCESTALQSDTAAWVTSASSCLRMLHDGVEPDDHISFTPAAGAAQNPESLLGSAIGSDEFTSSFHPLREAMQRPRDVCSHVPDAQAFFQAELSSFLKGRGAHLSASLKQWLGPHTPAWLS